In Haemorhous mexicanus isolate bHaeMex1 chromosome 21, bHaeMex1.pri, whole genome shotgun sequence, the following proteins share a genomic window:
- the PTPA gene encoding serine/threonine-protein phosphatase 2A activator — protein MAESEGRTGTSEEVAPPVQQCFMVPKKEINVVSDMAKWKRSQAYADYMGFILTLNEGVRGKKLTCEYKVSEPIEKLVALLNTLDRWIDETPPVDQPSRFGNKAFRTWYAKLDQEAEKLVSTVIPKHLADAAPEVAVYLKESVGNSTRIDYGTGHEAAFAAFLCCLCKIGVLRVDDQMAIVFKVFNRYLEVMRKLQKTYRMEPAGSQGVWGLDDFQFLPFIWGSSQLIDHPSLEPRHFVDEKVVNENHKDFMFLECILFITEMKTGPFAEHSNQLWNISAVPSWSKVNQGLIRMYKAECLEKFPVIQHFKFGSLLPIQPVTS, from the exons ATGGCAGAGAGCGAGGGGCGGACAG GCACTTCTGAGGAGGTGGCTCCTCCTGTCCAGCAATGCTTCATGGTCCCCAAAAAGGAGATAAATGTGGTTTCCGACATGGCCAAGTGGAAGAGATCTCAG GCATATGCAGACTACATGGGCTTCATCCTCACTCTGAACGAAGGTGTCAGGGGCAAAAAGCTGACCTGTGAATACAAAGTTTCAGAG CCCATTGAAaagctggtggctctgctgAACACCCTCGACAGATGGATCGATGAAACCCCGCCAGTGGATCAACCTTCTCGCTTTGGCAACAAAGCCTTCAGGACTTGGTACGCCAAACTAGACCAG GAGGCAGAAAAGTTGGTGTCAACAGTGATTCCCAAGCATTTGGCTGATGCTGCCCCAGAAGTGGCTGTGTACCTGAAGGAATCTGTGGGGAACTCCACACGTATTGACTATGGCACAG GGCATGAAGCTGCATTTGCAGCctttctctgctgcctctgcaaaaTCGGTGTGCTCAGAGTGGATGACCAGATGGCCATTGTCTTCAAAGTGTTTAACAG GTACCTGGAAGTGATGCGAAAACTGCAGAAAACCTACAGGATGGAacctgctggcagccagggcgTGTGGGGCTTGGATGACTTCCAATTCCTGCCTTTCATATGGGGCAGTTCCCAGCTGATAG ACCATCCAAGCCTGGAGCCTCGGCACTTTGTTGATGAGAAGGTGGTAAATGAAAACCATAAGGACTTCATGTTCCTGGAGTGTATCCTCTTCATTACAGAG ATGAAGACAGGCCCCTTTGCTGAGCACTCCAACCAGCTGTGGAACATCAGCGCCGTGCCCTCCTGGTCCAAGGTCAACCAGGGCCTCATCCGTATGTACAAGGCAGAG tgcctggagaAGTTTCCTGTGATCCAGCACTTTAAGTTCGGCAGCCTGCTCCCCATCCAGCCTGTGACATCTTAA